The sequence GAGAAATCTAAGGGAAGCTCAAGAAGAAAGGACAAAAGGATCGTGTATATAACTACCCCCATTTCCAAACGCACCTTTCAGTTCACTCTGGCTTTTAACTCCTCCCCACAACAGGGATTCACAGAACGTGCATTCTTCACCCATTAATGACTCTTCACTAACACACTTTCCGCTTTGCTTAGCTTTTTCTAGTTCcgatcttttcttcttcttccttcttttcagTTTTTCTCACACTCATACACTCACTCACACAAGTTTTCACTGATCAGTGAGAGACTGAGAGTCAATGGAGCTAAGCAAAGTAACGCTAGAGATCTTCTCCAAACTAGAGCAGCAATGGCTCTCTCACTACGAAGCCAACGGAAAAACCCGCATTCTCAGCATCGATGGCGGAGGCAATACCGCCACTGTCGCTGGCGCTGCTCTTATCCATCTCGAGGACCAGATCCGCGCTCACACCTCCGATCCTCACGCTCAAATCGTCGATTTCTTTGACATCATTGCCGGTACCGGCATTGGTGCCATCCTTGCTGCTATGATCACTGCCGACGACGGCTTTGGTAGGCCCCTCTACACAGCTAGAGACGCCGTCGGTCTCCTTGCCGACAGAAATCACGAGCTATACAAACTCAAACACGACGGAATCTTCCGCCGGCGCAAGAGATTCTCTTCCAAGAACATGGACAATGTGCTTAAGCAAATTTTCAGtagaaaagaggaagaaaagtTGCTTACCTTGAAGGACACGTGCAAGCCGTTGCTCATCCCTTGCTTTGACCTCAAGAGTTCGGCGCCGTTCGTGTTCTCCCGCGCCGACGCGTCTGAGTCGCCGAGTTTCGACTTCGAACTCTGGAAAGTGTGCCGCGCCACCTCTGCGACTCCGAACCTCTTCAAGCCATTCCACTTCGCCTCGGTAGACGGTAAGACCTCCTGCTCCGCCATCGACGGCGGAATCGTCATGAACAACCCTGCGGCATTAGCCGTCACGCACGTCCTCCACAACAAGCGCGACTTCTCGTCGGTGAACAGCGTTGAGGACCTACTCGTACTGTCAATCGGAAACGGAGCTCAAGCGAAGAAGGTTCGAGACGTCGGCGAGTGCTCGACGTCGTCGGTGGTCGACATTGCCATCGGCGGCGTTTCCGAGACCGTTGACCAGATGCTTGGGAACGCCTTCTGTTGGAACCGCACGGACTACGTGAGAATCCAGGTAAGCCATTGTTCtcgttctctttctctctcttccgtATCGTTTTTCCTTTCCGACGCTGTTTGGTTTCCCGGAAAATTGAGGAacgagaaaaacaaaagaaaatttggCTGCCTCGTTACTTGTGAACTCTCAGTAGGCAGTGACAAAATTGATTTTCGTTATAACTGATTATTTGACGGATTGACCTAACGGCGTGTGGTGT is a genomic window of Arachis ipaensis cultivar K30076 chromosome B06, Araip1.1, whole genome shotgun sequence containing:
- the LOC107645175 gene encoding probable inactive patatin-like protein 9; its protein translation is MELSKVTLEIFSKLEQQWLSHYEANGKTRILSIDGGGNTATVAGAALIHLEDQIRAHTSDPHAQIVDFFDIIAGTGIGAILAAMITADDGFGRPLYTARDAVGLLADRNHELYKLKHDGIFRRRKRFSSKNMDNVLKQIFSRKEEEKLLTLKDTCKPLLIPCFDLKSSAPFVFSRADASESPSFDFELWKVCRATSATPNLFKPFHFASVDGKTSCSAIDGGIVMNNPAALAVTHVLHNKRDFSSVNSVEDLLVLSIGNGAQAKKVRDVGECSTSSVVDIAIGGVSETVDQMLGNAFCWNRTDYVRIQAFGMEEEVLKERVLESLPFGGKRLLQETNGNRIESFVQRLVAIGKASLPPSPCKVPL